A genome region from Bradyrhizobium commune includes the following:
- a CDS encoding ABC transporter substrate-binding protein: MKHILSGIFAAAFALSASAAQAQDKPPLKIGGILDMSSLYADITGPGSETAAKMAVEDFGGEVLGRKIQVLAADHLNKADLSANIARDMIDNQGVEMIYDVAASATALAAAEIAKARNKIIIFNGPGSIRLTNEACGPYTVHYVFDTFAQANVTGLAAVKSGLDTWFFLTADYAFGQDLEKDTSAVVTKTGGKVLGSVRHPLNTSDFSSFLLQAQASRAKVIGLANAGGDTVNAIKQSAEFGIMKGGQKISPLLAFVTDIDSIGLETAQGLLLAEAFYWDLSDETRAFSKRFTERMKRPPTSAQAGVYSSVMHYLNAVKAAGTTDSAAVMKVMKETPINDFFAKNGKIREDGRMVHDMYLFEVKKPSESKGRWDDYKLLATVPGSEAFQSLEQSRCPLVKK; this comes from the coding sequence GCGAGCGCCGCGCAGGCCCAGGACAAGCCACCCCTGAAGATCGGCGGCATCCTCGACATGTCGAGCCTTTACGCGGATATCACCGGCCCCGGCAGTGAGACCGCGGCCAAGATGGCGGTCGAGGATTTTGGCGGCGAGGTGCTGGGGCGCAAGATCCAGGTTCTCGCGGCCGACCACCTCAACAAGGCCGATCTCTCCGCCAACATCGCCCGCGACATGATCGACAACCAGGGCGTCGAGATGATCTACGACGTTGCTGCGTCGGCGACCGCGCTTGCCGCCGCCGAGATTGCCAAGGCACGCAACAAGATCATCATCTTCAACGGACCCGGTTCGATCCGCCTCACCAACGAGGCCTGCGGCCCCTATACCGTGCACTACGTGTTCGACACCTTTGCGCAGGCCAATGTGACCGGCCTTGCGGCCGTGAAGTCGGGGCTCGACACCTGGTTCTTCCTCACCGCCGACTACGCCTTCGGCCAGGATCTTGAGAAGGACACCAGCGCGGTCGTGACCAAGACCGGCGGCAAGGTGCTCGGCAGCGTGCGTCATCCGCTCAACACGTCGGATTTTTCGTCGTTCCTGCTCCAGGCGCAGGCATCCAGGGCCAAGGTGATCGGGCTCGCCAATGCCGGCGGCGACACCGTCAACGCCATCAAGCAGTCGGCCGAGTTCGGCATCATGAAGGGCGGCCAGAAGATCTCGCCGCTGCTCGCCTTCGTCACCGATATCGACTCGATCGGGCTGGAGACCGCGCAGGGCCTGCTGCTGGCGGAAGCCTTCTACTGGGACCTCAGCGACGAGACGCGCGCGTTCTCAAAACGCTTCACGGAGCGCATGAAGCGGCCGCCGACCTCGGCGCAGGCCGGCGTCTATTCCTCCGTGATGCATTACCTGAACGCCGTGAAGGCGGCCGGCACGACCGACTCGGCGGCGGTGATGAAGGTGATGAAGGAGACGCCGATCAACGACTTCTTCGCCAAGAACGGCAAGATCCGCGAGGACGGCCGCATGGTGCACGACATGTACCTGTTCGAGGTGAAGAAGCCGTCGGAGTCCAAGGGCCGCTGGGACGATTACAAGCTGCTCGCCACCGTGCCCGGCAGCGAGGCGTTCCAGTCGCTGGAGCAGTCGCGCTGTCCGCTGGTCAAAAAATGA